The proteins below come from a single Labilithrix sp. genomic window:
- a CDS encoding sigma-54-dependent Fis family transcriptional regulator has protein sequence MKRRSDIVLEPVMASALMRELDRTVQAVAPKEVIVTLIGESGTGKEVLARRIHELSHRRAGPFVPINCAAIPESLFESELFGHERGAFTGATERVRGKVEASSGGTLFLDELGELPLAMQAKLLRFLEHRRFMRVGGSTKVSVDTRLICATLRPLELEVEAGRFRADLFYRIEGITLEVPPLRARPADIAPLAHQFVAELSGFHGVKPPRLGRNMMAALLRYPWPGNVRQLRNAMERLCLLRPGKLVRVVDLPGSLQRSVAVSPRLPGKRTIEVSLDQPLDDTIQQVLRAVLEAERGNRSRTAERLGISLRTVQRQLARLASGG, from the coding sequence CGGTCGCACCGAAGGAGGTGATCGTCACGCTCATCGGCGAGAGCGGGACGGGGAAGGAGGTCCTCGCGCGGCGGATCCACGAGCTGTCGCACCGTCGCGCGGGTCCGTTCGTCCCGATCAACTGCGCGGCGATCCCGGAGTCGCTCTTCGAGAGCGAGCTCTTCGGGCACGAGCGCGGCGCGTTCACCGGCGCGACGGAGCGGGTGCGCGGGAAGGTGGAGGCCTCCTCCGGCGGCACCCTCTTCCTCGACGAGCTCGGGGAGCTCCCGCTCGCGATGCAGGCCAAGCTCCTCCGCTTCCTCGAGCATCGCCGCTTCATGCGCGTCGGCGGGAGCACGAAGGTGAGCGTCGACACGCGTCTGATCTGCGCCACGCTCCGCCCGCTCGAGCTGGAGGTGGAGGCCGGCCGCTTCCGCGCCGATCTCTTCTATCGCATCGAGGGGATCACGCTCGAGGTCCCGCCGCTCCGCGCGCGCCCCGCCGACATCGCGCCGCTGGCCCATCAGTTCGTCGCGGAGCTCTCCGGCTTCCACGGCGTGAAGCCGCCGCGGCTCGGACGCAACATGATGGCGGCGCTGCTCCGCTACCCCTGGCCTGGCAACGTGCGCCAGCTCCGGAACGCGATGGAGCGCCTCTGCCTCCTTCGCCCGGGGAAGCTCGTCCGCGTCGTCGACCTCCCCGGCTCGCTGCAGCGCAGCGTCGCGGTGAGCCCGCGCCTCCCCGGCAAGCGCACGATCGAGGTCTCGCTCGATCAGCCGCTCGACGACACGATCCAGCAGGTCTTGCGCGCCGTCCTCGAAGCCGAGCGCGGCAACCGCTCACGCACCGCCGAGCGCCTCGGCATCAGTCTCCGCACCGTCCAACGCCAGCTCGCGCGCCTCGCGTCGGGGGGGTGA
- a CDS encoding trypsin-like peptidase domain-containing protein, whose amino-acid sequence MRRAVLMLLGSIVGCAAPEPAASSEAISERAFGFAAVKGCSGALFRFDRMSGSRPALVITNGHCVGEYPAPGTVLSDVEDAGTRIILRGPGGPVDVDATKLLVATMTGTDVAVYELATTYDALLDAHGIMPLTLDETLASDAAPIAIVAGYYNRTFRCELDGHVALREGPYRTTAGVRFTTPCRIYTGVSGSPIVTSEGRFVGLANTHYDGSGEACTYHNPCEVDAAGAISVAEPGRSYGVLATMLYGCFDRSTGAPELERPTCSLRDER is encoded by the coding sequence ATGCGGCGCGCCGTCCTCATGCTCCTTGGTTCGATCGTCGGATGCGCCGCGCCGGAACCCGCCGCGTCGTCGGAGGCGATCTCCGAGCGCGCGTTCGGCTTCGCCGCGGTGAAGGGGTGCTCCGGAGCGCTCTTCCGGTTCGATCGAATGAGCGGCTCGCGGCCAGCGCTCGTGATCACGAACGGGCACTGCGTCGGCGAATACCCCGCGCCGGGGACGGTCCTCTCCGACGTCGAGGACGCCGGCACGCGGATCATCCTGCGCGGCCCCGGCGGGCCGGTCGACGTCGACGCGACGAAGCTCCTCGTCGCGACGATGACGGGCACCGACGTCGCCGTCTACGAGCTCGCGACGACCTACGACGCGCTCCTCGACGCGCACGGGATCATGCCGCTGACGCTCGACGAGACGCTGGCGAGCGACGCCGCGCCGATCGCGATCGTCGCCGGCTATTACAACCGCACGTTCCGGTGCGAGCTCGATGGACACGTCGCGCTCCGCGAGGGGCCCTATCGCACGACCGCCGGCGTCCGGTTCACCACGCCGTGCCGCATCTACACCGGCGTCTCGGGCTCGCCGATCGTGACGTCGGAGGGGCGCTTCGTCGGCCTCGCCAACACGCACTACGACGGATCGGGCGAAGCCTGCACCTACCACAACCCGTGCGAGGTCGACGCCGCCGGCGCGATCTCGGTCGCCGAGCCCGGCCGCTCCTACGGCGTCCTCGCCACGATGCTCTACGGCTGCTTCGATCGCTCGACGGGAGCGCCCGAGCTCGAGCGGCCCACGTGCTCGCTTCGCGATGAGCGCTGA
- a CDS encoding response regulator, giving the protein MRILLVDDDFTLRRTLKRRLSALAADMTVHEAGGVEEARGLLALHGYDAVVSDEHMPDGLGHLLLATMAKEQPSCRRALMSGNPPPDAPSAWETFFEKPNGLDALVAWVQALTPSEH; this is encoded by the coding sequence ATGCGCATCTTGCTGGTCGATGATGACTTCACGCTACGCCGGACGCTGAAACGTCGCTTGTCGGCGCTCGCCGCGGACATGACGGTGCACGAGGCGGGCGGCGTCGAGGAGGCGCGGGGCCTGCTGGCGCTGCACGGGTACGACGCCGTGGTGTCCGACGAGCACATGCCCGACGGGCTCGGACACCTCCTCCTCGCGACGATGGCGAAGGAGCAACCGTCGTGCCGGCGCGCGCTCATGTCGGGCAACCCGCCGCCGGACGCGCCGTCGGCGTGGGAGACCTTCTTCGAGAAACCCAACGGCCTCGACGCCCTCGTCGCGTGGGTGCAGGCCCTTACCCCGAGCGAGCACTGA
- a CDS encoding response regulator, whose protein sequence is MSRSNRKRVLVVERHEASRRGLVALLEAEDVVVRSCADARQALVLARTEPFDALVLDLEVPADRVADLRAIVAARPDARLVWTSCDHPTFDLGAGTLVVKPIAIDTLLQHLGVVPR, encoded by the coding sequence GTGTCGAGATCCAACCGGAAACGTGTCCTCGTCGTCGAGCGCCACGAGGCGTCACGGCGGGGGCTCGTCGCGCTGCTGGAAGCGGAGGACGTCGTCGTCCGCTCGTGCGCCGACGCGCGCCAGGCGCTCGTCCTCGCGCGCACCGAGCCGTTCGACGCGCTCGTCCTCGACCTCGAGGTCCCCGCCGATCGCGTCGCCGACCTCCGCGCGATCGTGGCCGCCCGACCCGACGCGCGCCTCGTCTGGACGAGCTGCGACCATCCGACCTTCGACCTCGGCGCCGGCACGCTCGTGGTCAAGCCCATCGCGATCGACACGCTGCTGCAGCATCTCGGCGTCGTCCCACGATAG
- a CDS encoding TetR/AcrR family transcriptional regulator C-terminal domain-containing protein: MNRLNRLAVVDAALALADREGLEAVSMRKVARELEVAPMSIYRHVANKAELFDLMLDRVIQRLLPVAATGAAWETAVRAMAHEARRLLARHPSWLPLLTRPIAPRSALSLFERLAAAMARERVSPKRKLHAVTSLMCFVLGFVLVERMMLGGGTGAVPLAQLRAAFAVTAAAPATYPRLDALAGAVDRWSFDQAFEVGLDTFLAEIRGARAA; encoded by the coding sequence ATGAACCGTTTGAATCGCCTCGCCGTCGTCGACGCCGCCCTCGCCCTCGCCGATCGAGAAGGGCTCGAGGCCGTCTCGATGCGAAAGGTCGCGCGCGAGCTCGAGGTCGCGCCGATGTCGATCTATCGCCACGTCGCGAACAAGGCCGAGCTCTTCGATCTCATGCTCGACCGTGTCATCCAGCGGCTGCTCCCGGTCGCGGCCACCGGAGCGGCGTGGGAGACCGCGGTCCGCGCGATGGCGCACGAAGCGCGCCGCCTCCTCGCCCGGCACCCGAGCTGGCTGCCGCTGCTCACGCGTCCGATCGCGCCGCGCTCGGCGCTCTCGCTCTTCGAGCGCCTCGCCGCCGCGATGGCCCGCGAGCGCGTGTCGCCGAAGCGAAAGCTCCACGCCGTGACCTCGCTCATGTGCTTCGTGCTCGGCTTCGTCCTCGTCGAGCGCATGATGCTCGGAGGCGGCACCGGCGCGGTCCCGCTCGCGCAGCTCCGCGCCGCGTTCGCCGTCACCGCGGCGGCGCCGGCGACGTATCCGCGCCTCGACGCGCTCGCGGGCGCGGTCGATCGCTGGAGCTTCGATCAGGCGTTCGAGGTCGGCCTCGACACTTTCCTCGCCGAGATCCGCGGCGCGCGCGCGGCCTGA
- a CDS encoding PQQ-binding-like beta-propeller repeat protein, translating to MRHLTPLVVLVLAASCSPAGQGASPLVPAAASSTSSDVRLRSGETSTFVPTGPQSFTPEARFKMRDRAVRQLWSSSIGRTDHRTTMLVRDGAVWIGTKRGPSGPAGVHVIDGRSGARRALLPAAAGDVVGIAMEGDRVYSSSAGPSGAGSGSGSASGSGEVAATTKGGAIVFRTAIGAAVMTPPTLVDADGDGTLEVAVGDATGKVTLLDGRTGKVRWSRVLGSATDGRREIGGGLAAADLDHDGKPEIVAGTDGGRLYALRAATGETAWQTSRASSLRAPPLVADVDADGHLEVVAGWADGDIAIFDGRNGKELWSALMEEDDGDSTGLLATPTPIPGGSMLVPTSRWGKEDAVVVLRANERAYRSRQGSVVASPVLGTLAQGATMTEAVVGTMQGDVVAFDAAGGISFLYRLDAPIEAPALIADIERNGLQELVVATRDGRLVALATHAPLPPLAGVARGASGHNDGVFPAIDLGWRLP from the coding sequence ATGCGCCACCTCACTCCGCTCGTCGTCCTCGTGCTCGCCGCGAGCTGTTCCCCGGCCGGTCAGGGCGCGTCGCCGCTCGTGCCGGCGGCCGCGTCCTCGACCTCCTCCGACGTCCGGCTGCGCTCCGGCGAGACGAGCACCTTCGTCCCGACCGGCCCGCAGAGCTTCACGCCCGAGGCGCGCTTCAAGATGCGCGACCGCGCGGTTCGTCAGCTCTGGTCTTCGTCGATCGGGCGCACCGATCACCGGACCACGATGCTCGTCCGCGACGGCGCGGTGTGGATCGGGACGAAGCGCGGACCGAGCGGCCCCGCCGGCGTGCACGTCATCGACGGCCGCTCGGGCGCGCGCCGCGCGTTGCTCCCCGCCGCCGCCGGCGACGTGGTCGGGATCGCGATGGAGGGCGATCGTGTCTACTCGTCGTCTGCGGGTCCTTCGGGCGCGGGCTCGGGCTCGGGCTCGGCTTCGGGCTCGGGCGAGGTCGCGGCGACGACGAAGGGCGGCGCGATCGTGTTCCGGACGGCGATCGGAGCGGCGGTGATGACGCCGCCCACGCTCGTCGACGCCGACGGCGACGGGACGCTCGAGGTGGCGGTCGGCGACGCGACGGGGAAGGTCACGCTCCTCGACGGGAGGACGGGCAAGGTGCGCTGGAGCCGCGTGCTCGGCTCCGCGACCGACGGGCGTCGCGAGATCGGAGGAGGCCTCGCCGCCGCCGATCTCGATCACGACGGCAAGCCGGAGATCGTCGCCGGCACCGATGGCGGGCGTCTCTACGCGCTCCGCGCCGCGACGGGAGAGACGGCGTGGCAGACGTCGCGCGCGTCGTCGCTCCGCGCGCCGCCGCTGGTGGCGGACGTCGACGCCGACGGCCACCTCGAGGTCGTCGCGGGCTGGGCGGACGGCGACATCGCGATCTTCGACGGCCGGAACGGCAAGGAGCTGTGGTCGGCGCTGATGGAGGAGGACGACGGCGACTCGACCGGGCTCCTCGCGACGCCGACGCCGATCCCGGGCGGCAGCATGCTCGTCCCGACGTCGCGCTGGGGGAAGGAGGACGCCGTCGTCGTGCTCCGCGCGAACGAGCGCGCGTATCGCTCGCGTCAGGGCTCGGTCGTCGCGTCGCCGGTCCTCGGCACGCTCGCGCAGGGGGCGACGATGACCGAGGCGGTGGTGGGGACGATGCAAGGTGACGTCGTCGCGTTCGACGCCGCCGGCGGCATCTCGTTCCTCTACCGGCTCGACGCACCGATCGAGGCGCCGGCGCTCATCGCCGACATCGAACGCAACGGCTTGCAGGAGCTCGTGGTCGCGACGCGCGACGGCCGCCTGGTCGCGCTCGCGACCCACGCGCCGCTCCCGCCGCTCGCCGGCGTCGCGCGCGGCGCCTCGGGGCACAACGACGGTGTCTTCCCTGCGATCGATCTCGGATGGCGCCTGCCATGA
- a CDS encoding universal stress protein, whose product MSAVRTILVPVDFSDPSGRALAFAADLATQLGATLAVLAVYDPRSVRSGSSSGSSGSSGSSGSSGSSGDDAAQLAAATVRALDVFCEPYEVRASLAKRTAEGDPRDVILEVAGEIGTDLVVMGTHGRRGAARALFGSVAEAVVRESPVPVVTVR is encoded by the coding sequence ATGAGCGCCGTTCGCACGATCCTCGTCCCGGTCGACTTCTCCGATCCGAGCGGTCGCGCGCTCGCGTTCGCCGCCGACCTCGCCACGCAGCTCGGCGCGACGCTCGCGGTCCTCGCGGTCTACGACCCCCGCTCCGTCCGCTCCGGCTCCTCCTCTGGTTCCTCTGGTTCCTCTGGTTCCTCTGGTTCCTCCGGTTCCTCCGGTGACGACGCTGCGCAGCTCGCCGCCGCGACGGTGCGCGCGCTCGACGTGTTCTGCGAGCCGTACGAGGTGCGCGCGTCGCTCGCGAAGCGCACCGCCGAGGGCGATCCGCGCGACGTGATCCTCGAGGTCGCCGGCGAGATCGGCACCGACCTCGTGGTGATGGGCACGCACGGCCGTCGCGGCGCCGCGCGCGCGCTGTTCGGTAGTGTCGCGGAGGCGGTGGTGCGCGAGTCGCCGGTGCCGGTCGTCACGGTGCGCTGA
- a CDS encoding ribosome-associated translation inhibitor RaiA: MQTPLRITFRDMAPSTFIEDHVRSRAERLERLSARITSCHVTLSLPNGFRHGSHPHVRIDLAVPGRDLVVNRDHEDDKGLRDMHACIDAAFADARRILADHVRSHRRR, encoded by the coding sequence ATGCAGACCCCTCTTCGGATCACCTTCCGTGACATGGCTCCGAGCACGTTCATCGAGGATCACGTCCGCTCGCGCGCCGAGCGCCTGGAGCGTCTCTCGGCTCGCATCACGAGCTGTCACGTGACGCTGTCGCTGCCGAACGGCTTCCGGCACGGCAGCCATCCACATGTTCGCATCGACCTCGCCGTCCCCGGCCGCGACCTCGTCGTGAACCGCGATCACGAGGATGACAAGGGCCTCCGCGACATGCACGCGTGCATCGATGCCGCGTTCGCCGACGCGCGCCGCATCCTCGCCGATCACGTACGTTCGCACCGCCGCCGCTGA
- a CDS encoding transcriptional repressor, translating to MSPRRRRPCATSRRRRPCVLSERLVASPRRRRLLILSRWLRGRGVLSSSATSLRLRRDGERRLAFTSCWRLPHDVGRHGESRKGATWIQERYTSRNLQLSKRESVKSKPKKAAAAKKDEVRTVPTVPELQALLRGAGLRSTVSRIAVLEHFYEHGGRKSHADIFEALDDRGFDRASIYRILMDLADAKILSRTDLGDHIWRFELLRDGASEHAEQHPHFVCVDCGQVSCLPDVTVKLSGRRPPKSVAAKKVSIQLKGICDDCT from the coding sequence ATGTCGCCGCGGCGTCGTCGTCCATGCGCGACGTCGCGGCGTCGTCGTCCGTGTGTCCTGTCGGAGCGGCTTGTCGCGTCGCCGCGGCGTCGTCGTCTGCTTATTCTGTCGAGGTGGCTTCGTGGCCGCGGCGTCCTGTCGTCGTCCGCAACGTCCCTGCGTTTGCGTCGAGACGGAGAGCGTCGGCTCGCGTTCACCTCGTGTTGGCGCCTTCCGCACGATGTCGGTCGCCACGGCGAATCTCGGAAAGGTGCAACTTGGATACAGGAGCGGTACACTTCACGGAACCTACAATTGAGCAAGCGAGAGTCCGTGAAATCGAAACCGAAGAAGGCCGCGGCCGCGAAGAAGGACGAGGTGCGCACTGTTCCGACGGTGCCCGAGCTCCAGGCTCTGCTCCGTGGCGCGGGGCTACGCAGCACGGTCTCGCGGATCGCTGTGCTGGAGCACTTCTACGAGCATGGCGGTCGCAAGAGTCACGCAGACATCTTCGAGGCGCTCGACGACCGCGGCTTCGATCGCGCGTCGATCTACCGAATCCTCATGGACCTCGCGGACGCGAAGATCCTCTCGCGCACCGATCTCGGCGACCACATATGGCGATTCGAGCTCCTACGAGACGGAGCGAGCGAGCACGCCGAGCAACACCCGCATTTCGTCTGCGTCGACTGCGGCCAGGTCTCGTGCCTCCCCGACGTCACGGTCAAGCTATCCGGCCGCCGTCCCCCCAAATCAGTCGCCGCAAAAAAAGTCTCCATCCAACTAAAGGGCATCTGCGACGACTGCACCTGA
- a CDS encoding DUF1826 domain-containing protein — protein MKTSKVVSSTSVDVLREIAAADTVAAVWQRSVDEHVARQVAARLPRHTVERGLLLWAHDHHARSLAPLVAELEPSDGRDAILADARLLLNRWFEIALVPHAYVSLAVVADSSCHRLHVDRVGRRLLTTYVGAGTEWLDPDAAEAWRRDRCCWKPSSIERLATGSVIIMKGCNESDDDGLVHRSPPLEPDASPRLLLRICDGEYHLARAGLTARGRA, from the coding sequence GTGAAGACATCGAAAGTCGTGTCGTCGACCTCGGTCGACGTCTTGCGAGAGATCGCGGCGGCAGACACCGTCGCCGCCGTCTGGCAGCGGAGCGTCGACGAGCACGTCGCGCGTCAGGTCGCCGCTCGCCTTCCGAGGCACACCGTCGAGAGGGGACTGCTCCTCTGGGCGCACGATCATCACGCTCGCTCGCTGGCTCCGCTCGTCGCCGAGCTCGAACCGAGCGACGGGCGCGACGCGATCCTCGCGGACGCGAGGTTGCTCCTGAACCGCTGGTTCGAGATCGCGCTCGTGCCCCACGCCTACGTCTCGCTCGCGGTCGTCGCCGACAGCTCATGCCATCGGCTTCACGTCGATCGAGTCGGCCGGAGACTGTTGACGACGTATGTCGGCGCCGGCACGGAGTGGCTCGATCCCGACGCCGCGGAAGCGTGGCGTCGGGACCGCTGCTGCTGGAAGCCGAGCTCGATCGAGCGACTCGCGACCGGCTCCGTGATCATCATGAAGGGCTGCAACGAGAGCGACGACGACGGCCTCGTCCACCGTTCGCCACCGCTCGAGCCCGACGCAAGCCCACGCTTGCTCCTTCGAATCTGCGACGGCGAATACCACCTCGCCCGCGCCGGGCTAACGGCACGCGGGCGAGCGTGA
- a CDS encoding metalloregulator ArsR/SmtB family transcription factor, which translates to MTKRHRPAPEPEPESESCEPEAHARRVWRGLRADRVYDAAATIFGAVGDPERLQLLMQLRDRPMTTAELAEVVGRHKSLVTQQLRVLRIVRLVRRVRRGNVVRYEVHDARAEALLAAFVRDLARRSLRPRASR; encoded by the coding sequence ATGACGAAACGACACCGGCCCGCGCCGGAGCCGGAGCCGGAGTCGGAGTCCTGCGAGCCGGAGGCTCACGCGCGGCGTGTTTGGCGCGGGCTCCGCGCCGATCGAGTGTATGACGCAGCGGCGACGATCTTCGGGGCGGTGGGCGATCCAGAGCGGTTGCAGTTGCTCATGCAGCTCCGCGACCGCCCGATGACGACCGCGGAGCTCGCGGAGGTCGTCGGCCGTCACAAGTCGCTCGTGACGCAGCAGCTGCGAGTCCTGCGAATCGTACGGCTCGTGCGTCGTGTCCGCCGCGGCAACGTCGTCCGCTACGAGGTCCACGATGCACGCGCGGAGGCGCTGCTCGCGGCGTTCGTCCGCGATCTCGCCCGTCGCTCGCTCCGCCCACGCGCGTCTCGATGA
- a CDS encoding ferredoxin--NADP reductase, with protein MNAASSSAALPSSKYTKYTIERVVEVHHWTNRLFTIRCTRSSGFRFANGQFVMLGLEVDGAPLVRAYSMASANYEETLEFFSIKVEDGPLTSRLQHVAVGDAVLVGKRPTGTLTIGNLRPGARLWLLATGTGLAPFLSVIKDPETYERFERVILTHTCRQVEDLAYARFIEHELPSHDALGELVQPRLTYYPSVTREPFRTEGRITDLLATGRAFEDLGLPPLDPRSDRIMLCGNPEMLAETSSFLEAQGFEEGNSGAPGDYLVEKAFALK; from the coding sequence ATGAACGCCGCATCCAGCTCGGCAGCACTGCCGTCATCGAAGTACACGAAATACACGATAGAGCGCGTCGTCGAAGTCCACCATTGGACCAATCGGCTCTTCACGATCCGGTGCACGCGCAGCAGCGGGTTCCGGTTCGCGAATGGGCAGTTCGTCATGCTCGGGCTCGAGGTCGACGGCGCCCCCCTCGTGCGCGCCTACTCGATGGCGAGCGCGAACTACGAGGAGACGCTCGAGTTCTTCTCGATCAAGGTCGAAGACGGCCCGCTCACGTCGCGCCTCCAACACGTCGCCGTCGGCGACGCCGTGCTCGTCGGGAAGCGCCCGACCGGGACCCTCACGATCGGGAACCTCCGGCCCGGCGCGAGGCTCTGGCTCCTCGCGACCGGAACCGGGCTCGCGCCGTTCCTCAGCGTCATCAAGGACCCCGAGACGTACGAGCGCTTCGAGCGCGTGATCCTCACCCACACCTGCCGTCAGGTCGAAGACCTCGCGTACGCGCGCTTCATCGAGCACGAGCTCCCCTCCCACGACGCGCTCGGTGAGCTCGTGCAGCCGCGCCTCACCTACTACCCCTCGGTGACCCGCGAGCCCTTCCGCACGGAGGGACGCATCACCGATCTCCTCGCGACCGGCCGCGCGTTCGAGGACCTCGGGCTGCCCCCGCTCGACCCTCGCTCCGATCGGATCATGCTCTGCGGCAACCCCGAGATGCTCGCCGAGACGTCCTCGTTCCTCGAGGCGCAGGGCTTCGAAGAGGGCAACAGCGGAGCGCCCGGCGACTACCTCGTCGAAAAGGCGTTCGCGCTGAAGTAG